A window of the Lolium perenne isolate Kyuss_39 chromosome 7, Kyuss_2.0, whole genome shotgun sequence genome harbors these coding sequences:
- the LOC127318629 gene encoding putative F-box protein At1g32420, whose protein sequence is MASTTASPVSGATSSEDELMPPVDDDWSDDDHATSSEDELMPPVDDDESDDDTMDRIPELTINKILTLLPPTSVTRCKTVCKSWFSLISSRPFLRDHAAARAVRRRRSDPSILLFDGAARFPATIVDENRTPRLALRRWRAEPREGYDVQNCCGSIACLRSGQGDAELLNPATGHCLGLGGGEFVGDRHTRTGSKQLPWYCLGRCPSTGEYKVMRLDVRLPYSSRPHVTCDVCALGRRGGSKGLRPYGARWQEVGLWDVNYCPSGRGVHVHGVVYFLVDFYGNSVVSFDLSTHVRNHIDLPVVEDAVASLSKLDGKLCASLVPSGGPSCGEGGTNMDVWVLGDGGQQGWIHRYRFELDGAARHVPRPLFVSGRRTLVMKCADGSLCSYDIAANSSDGSDVLVFPHKSRPQMMSGITADVFVESLFPLRTILWS, encoded by the coding sequence ATGGCTTCCACCACCGCCTCCCCGGTCAGCGGCGCCACCTCTTCCGAGGACGAATTGATGCCGCCAGTCGACGACGATTGGTCCGACGACGACCACGCCACCTCATCCGAAGACGAGCTGATGCCGCCAGTCGACGACGATGAGTCCGACGACGACACAATGGATCGCATCCCCGAGCTGACGATCAACAAAATCCTGACCCTCCTGCCGCCAACGTCGGTCACAAGATGCAAAACCGTCTGCAAGAGCTGGTTCTCCCTGATCTCCAGCCGCCCGTTCTTGCGCGATCACGCCGCCGCGAGGGCGGTGCGTCGCCGCCGTTCCGACCCCAGCATCCTCCTCTTCGACGGCGCCGCCCGCTTCCCCGCCACGATCGTCGACGAGAACAGGACACCGCGGCTAGCGCTCCGCCGGTGGAGGGCAGAGCCTAGGGAAGGGTACGACGTGCAGAATTGCTGCGGCTCGATCGCCTGCCTTCGGAGCGGCCAGGGCGACGCCGAGCTGCTCAACCCGGCGACCGGCCATTGCCTTGGCCTTGGCGGCGGTGAGTTCGTCGGCGACCGCCACACGAGGACGGGATCCAAGCAGCTCCCATGGTACTGCCTCGGGCGCTGCCCCTCGACCGGCGAGTACAAGGTGATGCGCCTCGACGTCCGCCTCCCGTACTCCAGTCGCCCGCACGTCACGTGCGACGTGTGCGCCCTCGGTCGACGCGGCGGCAGCAAGGGATTACGGCCATACGGGGCCCGGTGGCAGGAGGTTGGCCTGTGGGACGTGAACTACTGCCCCAGCGGCCGCGGCGTGCACGTCCACGGCGTCGTGTACTTCCTCGTCGATTTCTACGGGAACTCCGTCGTCAGCTTCGACCTCTCGACTCACGTGCGGAACCACATCGACCTCCCAGTGGTCGAGGACGCGGTGGCGTCGCTCTCGAAACTCGACGGCAAGCTCTGCGCGTCGCTGGTGCCCAGCGGTGGGCCGTCGTGTGGCGAGGGAGGGACGAACATGGACGTGTGGGTGCTCGGCGACGGCGGCCAGCAGGGGTGGATCCACAGGTACAGGTTTGAGCTGGACGGCGCGGCGAGGCACGTCCCGAGGCCGCTGTTCGTGAGCGGCCGGAGGACTCTGGTCATGAAGTGCGCCGACGGCTCGCTCTGCTCCTATGATATCGCTGCTAACAGCAGCGATGGCAGCGATGTTTTGGTGTTCCCGCACAAGAGCAGGCCGCAGATGATGAGCGGCATCACCGCCGACGTCTTCGTGGAGAGCTTGTTCCCCCTGCGCACCATCCTGTGGTCATAG
- the LOC127318632 gene encoding uncharacterized protein gives MAAAGGSSVGGSRRHWLEEEQPGFRSGMLQKITIKLAPVYEPRYAPYSKEVQTFVAKFEEDAFSGTNSKEDYMRNISNKLLSIEKRKDEQVRRQMQSCCNLQRPNAPQALQGGNSSVIPEAVIMASQRPSSQSMTPKTSSLVPNQHMVYPSTPNAPIGIEQKHPGMMKIMDRCLNFQPSTAIATIGRGVQPGLQPMQSAASQSQSQYPARQPQAINIVGCSPTSVPKPAIRPYSQQNCLLGIGRQKQQLTRMNQQTLGANQKELDIQRHQMLGAQQGDSSKSKLQASQFGGRNNQQDARQRDLLHSPFKACKPEIKTTPLQQISGAQQHTSIYQNSQVPATMGSARECDVVEKMFCQIKSWKDAYYSQFVELDHRFAVPALTEEQFSSLPIEKANAYRRRVGTKKLIREILKLLQLRKSDVHEGLKLEFPKYEKHIHNFLGFIERTKARDAKMNIGYQLQNCDEQSQVINLTGNAPPITGGKSAQQKQPADASILQSNQTTKARTPPAHQHNNGNHLLGIASPSSISSLGTLQSWSTSMLECLSPSPVTMPVVAPASPCAPVMSTSSKDVDRTSALLLGDNAGAAALKSNSSNQVTPSKLTTSASPLQAEITAGQEEDQARGGDRTPVTKKPIDRLIDAMRSSSPAALRSSANSIWSVLSINDIVTSGKVGTILDCKSSRQQQQGEPNAVNKMKRVFNNTASHSESVLLGNIDSSCMPFECDSSDSGSTSKLSIKRQKKENSYVALLEEIKSINSTLIDTVISMSGDCGTDGISSYHGGAMIKLSYSAVSISPIMKSLFATSEMSLVLPAKLFVPPDYPRSSPVLINDGGDEVLRKNSSAIAISVDVAFRHALADLSEPWSIKETARAWDACVRKAVTEFAHRHGGGTVSSMLGRWERCAAT, from the exons GAAGACTACATGAGAAATATATCAAACAAGTTGCTCAGTATTGAGAAAAGAAAAGATGAACAGGTACGGCGGCAAATGCAGTCGTGTTGCAACTTGCAACGGCCTAATGCACCTCAGGCTTTACAGGGAGGCAATTCTTCTGTCATACCAGAGGCGGTGATAATGGCTAGTCAAAGGCCAAGTTCTCAGTCTATGACACCTAAAACTTCAAGCCTAGTGCCCAACCAGCACATGGTTTACCCTTCCACACCAAACGCGCCGATTGGGATTGAGCAAAAGCACCCTGGCATGATGAAAATCATGGATCGATGTCTAAACTTCCAACCCAGCACAGCGATTGCTACAATAGGGCGAGGTGTCCAACCCGGTCTGCAGCCGATGCAATCAGCAGCTagccagagtcagagccaatatcCAGCCAGGCAACCACAGGCTATAAACATTGTAGGTTGCAGCCCGACAAGTGTGCCAAAGCCAGCTATTCGTCCATACTCTCAGCAAAATTGCCTACTTGGTATTGGTAGGCAGAAGCAGCAGTTGACAAGGATGAATCAACAAACTTTGGGAGCCAACCAAAAAGAGTTGGACATTCAAAGGCACCAAATGCTTGGAGCACAACAAGGCGATTCCTCTAAGTCTAAGTTACAGGCCAGTCAGTTTGGAGGACGGAATAATCAGCAGGATGCTAGGCAGAGAGATCTGCTACATTCGCCGTTCAAGGCATGCAAACCTGAGATTAAGACTACCCCTCTACAACAGATTAGCGGTGCTCAACAACACACTTCGATTTATCAGAACTCTCAGGTTCCAG CTACCATGGGAAGTGCTAGAGAATGTGACGTAGTGGAGAAAATGTTTTGCCAG ATCAAGTCTTGGAAGGATGCTTATTATTCGCAGTTTGTTGAACTGGATCATAGATTCGCTGTTCCAGCACTAACAGAG GAGCAATTCTCGTCACTACCCATAGAGAAAGCTAATGCATACAGACGAAGAGTAGGTACCAAGAAACTAATCAGGGAGATACTGAAACTCCTGCAATTGAGGAAAAGTGATGTGCACGAGGGTTTGAAGTTGGAGTTCCCCAAGTACGAAAAACACATACATAATTTTTTGGGTTTTATCGAGAGGACTAAAGCTCGCGATGCAAAGATGAATATAGGATATCAATTGCAGAATTGTGATGAGCAGTCTCAAGTCATAAATCTTACTGGCAATGCACCCCCAATCACTGGTGGTAAAAG TGCACAGCAAAAGCAACCTGCAGATGCAAGCATTTTGCAGTCAAATCAAACAACTAAGGCTAGAACACCACCAGCTCATCAACATAACAATGGCAACCACTTGCTAGGAATAGCAAGCCCTTCCTCGATCAGCTCATTAGGAACATTGCAGTCTTGGTCTACCAGTATGCTTGAGTGCTTGAGCCCCTCACCAGTTACCATGCCGGTGGTAGCACCAGCTTCACCCTGTGCTCCAGTGATGTCCACATCTTCAAAGGACGTTGACAGAACATCTGCCTTACTGTTGGGCGACAATGCAGGAGCAGCAGCATTAAAATCAAATAGTTCTAACCAAGTCACTCCTAGTAAACTGACAACGTCAGCCTCACCACTTCAGGCAGAGATAACAGCTggtcaagaagaggatcaggcGCGAGGTGGAGACAGAACACCGGTGACTAAGAAGCCCATCGATCGCCTAATTGATGCG ATGAGGTCTTCATCACCAGCAGCACTACGAAGCTCAGCTAATTCAATCTGGTCTGTCCTTAGCATAAATGACATTGTAACAAGTGGGAAAGTTGGCACAATTTTGGATTGCAAATCCTCTCGACAGCAGCAACAGGGTGAACCTAATGCTGTGAACAAAATGAAGCGTGTCTTCAATAATACAGCATCACACTCTGAGTCGGTACTATTGGGAAATATTGATAGCAGTTGCATGCCATTTGAGTGCGACTCCTCTGATTCCGGATCCACCAGCAAACTAAGCATCAAGAGGCAGAAAAAAGAG AATTCTTATGTTGCTCTGTtggaagagattaaatctatcaatAGCACACTGATCGATACAGTAATCAGCATGTCTGGTGACTGTGGAACAGATGGGATTTCCTCCTACCATGGTGGGGCAATGATCAAACTGTCTTACAGTGCCGTGTCCATTTCGCCTATCATGAAATCACTCTTTGCAACATCTGAAATG TCTCTTGTCTTGCCTGCAAAGCTATTCGTCCCCCCAGATTATCCACGTAGCTCTCCGGTGCTTATTAATGATGGAGGAGATGAGGTGCTAAG GAAGAATTCCAGTGCCATCGCGATCTCGGTAGATGTGGCGTTCCGGCATGCCCTCGCTGATCTCTCAGAACCCTGGTCAATCAAGGAGACGGCCAGGGCGTGGGATGCCTGCGTGCGGAAGGCCGTCACAGAGTTTGCACACCGTCACGGCGGAGGGACGGTTAGCTCGATGCTTGGCCGGTGGGAGAGATGTGCCGCCACATGA